The Funiculus sociatus GB2-C1 genomic interval GCACCCAACGGATTGAGCTGTATACTGAACCCTATGCGGCTGCATTTGGGCATGGCGATGTGGAGTCTGTTTTTCAGGAATACGCGATCGCTGCTCAAACGGCTCAATCCCTCGGTCTAGGGGTTAATGCTGGACACGATCTCAATCTCCAAAATCTGGGAAAATTCTGCTCTATTCCCGGTATCCTAGAAGTCTCTATTGGTCATGCTCTGATTGCTGATGCGTTGGAAATCGGGTTATCTGGGGCTGTCAAAGCCTACTTGCAAATTTTAGCCCAGGTAGAAATTTCAAATAAAGAGGCGTAAATGGTTGAAGTTATTAGTCCTCAGCACGAATGACACTGGCTTAAAAGCCGTGAAATTTATTTCACTTTTCAAAGCTAAAACCTGTTGAAACTCTTTGAAATTAATATACACAAAGCATTTTATTTTGTTTCAACAGACTTAAGATTTTAGCCCGTTCGCGTAGCGTTCCCGAAGGGTACTTTAGTTCCTGGCTTGAGCTTTCAAGACAGGTCTATCGTAATTGTCGTAGCAATTGCAATGCTTTTTGATAATCAGCAGTCATACCTTGATCGCTAAAAAGTTCTGCTGCTGCTTGTAAATCTTGAATTGCGCCTCTTGCATCGCCTGTTTCGTAGCGAATTAACCCCCGATTTCCGAAAGCTTTGGCAAATTTGGGAGAAATAGATATTGCCTCACTATAGTCATCAATTGCTGCTTGAGGATTACCAATTAAATGACGGGCAATTGCCCGATTGTAGTAAGCTGCTGCATTGTTAGGATCGCGCTGGATGGCTTGGTCATAATCCGCGATCGCTTCTTCTATATCTCCCATTCGCCGCCGAAGAATCCCTCGGTTGTAATAAGCTTCTGCTAGATTCGGATTGAGACTCGCCGCCTTAGTAAAATCGGCAATTGCTTCCTTTGTTTCACCTAATTTAACGCGAACATTTCCCCGGTTCACGTAGGCATTGGCATAGTTAGGTTGTATCCGAATTGCTTTGCTTAAATCCTCAAAAGCCGCTTTAGAATCGCCTAACCCACTCAGCGCATTTCCCCGATTGTAGTAAGCGATCGCACTCTTTGAATTAAGCTTCAGGGCTGCGGTGTAATCTTCAATTGCTTCTCGATATTTTTTTTCTTCAGCATACACAGCACCCCGACTTAAGTACGCATCAGTATTTTTAGGATTCAACCCCAACACAGAGGTATAGTCTGCGATCGCACCTGAATTATCTCCTAGCTGACGCTTTGCCAAACCCCGGCGATAATAAGCTTTTTCCAAGGTGGAATCTAGGCGAAGTGCTTCATTGAAATCTGTGACAGCATCGCTGTAGTCACCTTTGTTATACTTTCGTTCGCCCCGATTAAACAATTCCTCAGCACTTAATTGAGCTAATACTGGGGACTGGGGGCTGGGGATTAGGGAATGGGGATTGAGGGATAATCCACTCAGTAGAATCGCCAGTCCCAAAATTTTTATTGTGTATTGATATTGCATGGCTTTATCCAATTTTGGATTTTAGATTTTGGATTTTTGTCTTCAATCCAAAATCTAAAATCTAAAATCCCTGAAAACTGTAGATTTTTTGAGTTTCTAAGTTGTCACAAACAGAGGAAGGTAGAGTACCTATAGGGAAGGTTTGCCGATCTAGGTGTATTTGTAACCCTGTCAGCGGGTCTAAACCAGTTGAAATCATAAATTCCAGTCCTTCCAAATGCTGCCATTGCAATAAAGCATCGAGAATTTGCGCGATCGCTTTCACATAAGGATGACCATTGTCCTGATACCAATCGGATGCTGCCAGATGCGGTTGGTCAAAACCCAAGTGAACAGTTAGCGATGGTTTCCCGAAAAGCGCGATCGCTACAGGTCTCGTTTCTTCCTGCAACAACAAATCGTGACTTCTTGCCAAATGCCGCAGTTTATCCAATCTTTCGTAGCGTTCCGTTACCTGCGGTTCATCCTGCCAGTGCAGCGCTACCGTAACTAAATACGTCTGCAACAGCATATGACCCAACTTTTGGGCTTTTGTCGCTAGATAGATCGAATTATAATCATTTGCCTCAATTAACAACGGCACCCGATCTACCACCTCCAAACCGTACCCTTTCAACCCAGCAATTTTGCGGGGATTATTAGTAATCAAGCAAATTTTTGTTATACCTAAATCGTTGAGAATTTGCGCTCCTACCCCATAATTCCGCAAATCGGCAGGAAATCCCAATCGCTCATTTGCTTCTACAGTATCCAGCCCCATATCTTGCAAAGAATAGGCTTTCAACTTATTAATTAGACCAATTCCCCGCCCTTCTTGCCGCAGATAAACCACAACGCCTGATCCGGCATTTTCAATCATTTTCAGCGCCGCTTGCAGCTGCATTCGGCAGTCGCAACGCAGAGAACCCAAAGCATCACCAGTCAGACATTCCGAGTGCATCCGCACCATCACCTTTTTGTCATTAAAATCAGCTGGGTTGCCCTTAACAATAGCAACTGTTTCTGATTGATCTAGGGTGTTACGGTAAGCGTAAATTTGGAAATTGCCAAACTGAGTAGGCAATTCGGCAATTGTTTCTCGACAGACGAATCTTTCGTGATTGAGGCGGTAACTAATTAAGTCAGCAATACTGATAATTTTCAGATTGTGCATCTTGGAGTATTCTATTAACTCCGGCAACCGCGCCATCGAACCATCGGGATTTTGAATTTCGCAGATCACCCCAGCTGGATATAATCCTGCCAATTTTGGCAAGTCAACCCCGGCTTCTGTATGACCCGCCCGTTTCAAAACGCCACCTTCCCGCGCCCGTAGAGGGAATATGTGACCCGGACGGCGCAAGTCTTGTGGGGATGTTGCGGGATTGATAGCTACCTGGATCGTCAGCGCCCTATCTTCAGCAGAAATTCCTGTGCGTACACCCATAGTAGGGGAGGCATCGATGCTGATGGTGAAGGCGGTTTGGTTGCTGTCGGTGTTGTTGCTAACCATCAAGGGCAGATCGAGTTCATCCAAGCGATCGCCTGTCAGCGCCAGACAAATCAGACCCCGCGCATACACCGCCATGAAATTGATTGTGTCCGGCGTGGCGAACTGCGCCGCACAAATCAAATCACCTTCGTTTTCCCGACTCTCATCATCCACTACCACGACCATCCGCCCAGCCTTGAGGTCTGCTAAGGCAGCATCAATCGAGTCAAATTTAAACGTTTGGTTTGAAGCAGCGCGATGCTTCGCATCTTGGCTTTGAGGCAATTCCACAGATTAACAACAATAAACCGTAAAAAACTATCTCTCTTGATAGTAGCCTGTTGCCACCACTAAGAGGGGCAGTCACTTAGATTATAGAGCGATGTTGCTAACGCGCGATCGCTCACACTTGATACTTATAGTCTGTGGCACAATCGGTAGTTGAAGTATCATCCTTTCTCCTAATAGTGGCACCTGAGCTTGAAAAATTTGGCGAACAAGTCCGACAACTGAGAAAAGCACTAGGGCTTTCTCAGGAAGATTTGGCAGAACTGACAGATTTACACCGCACCTATATTGGCGGAATTGAGCGCGGTGAAAGAAACGTTGCCTTAATCAATATTGTCCGCTTAGCAAAAGCCTTAAATGTGTCACCGAGTGAACTATTAAAAGGAATTGAATGACAGAATTGCCACAACTTATATAGGAACTGCGATATATCAGCATGGTGATGAATAAAGCTAATTAGAATCCGCAGGAAAGCCAAAACTATTTAGCAGTAGCAGTGCTTTTATTAACTGAATAAATTACTAAATTATCGGAGCAATATACGATTAGTTGCTATAGTTAGCCTTGAATCCCGGCAACTAACATTGTCGCGCTGGACGATTATGTTAAAATTTCTACCACCAAATCTTAGTTTTGATACTACAATGCAGCAAAAGTAGCTTTGTGCGATCGCTTTGACTTTGGCTGATTACTGACCGCTTAAAATTAAAGATTTTTAGGAAACAAGAGCATCATGGGTGAATTAGGACGTGTGCCAGTTGGAATTGTTGGCGCGTCGGGCTATGGTGGTGTGCAACTGGTCAGACTCTTGAAGGAGCATCCGGGAGTCGAACTGGTTTACTTAGGTGGCGAAAGTAGTGCCGGAAAGCCATTTTCCGACCTCTACCCGCATCTAGGTCATTGCGTTGACTTAAACATAGAACCCCTGGATTTAGACACCATTGCCAGTCGCTGTAAAGTCGTTTTTCTCTCCTTGCCGAATGGGCTTGCCTATCAGATGGCACCAGCATTGGTGGCGAAGGGGTGCAAAGTGCTGGATTTATCGGCTGACTACCGATTTTTTGACTTGGAAACATACCAATCCTGGTATGGTGGCGATCGCGCAGATCGAGAAATTGCTGCCACAGCAGCTTATGGCTTACCGGAACTATACCGCGATCGCATTGCCGAAGCCTCGCTAATAGGTTGTGCTGGTTGCTACCCTACCGCGAGTCTCCTGGCACTCTCACCACTCTTAAAGCAAGGATTAATCTTGTCAGAAACCGCCATTATCGATGCCAAATCCGGCACATCTGGCGGCGGACGGCAAGCAAAAACCAATCTGTTACTAGCTGAGGCTGACAACTCGCTTGGCCCTTACGGAGTCGGCGGAAGGCACCGCCATACCCCAGAAATTGAGCAAGTTTGTAGCGATTTGGCTGGACACGAAGTCAGAGTACAATTTACCCCGCACCTGATCCCGATGGTGCGCGGAATTTTAGCCACCGTTTACGCCACCCTGCGCGATCCCGGACTGGTGCGAGAAGATTTACTGACCATTTACAAAGCCTTCTACCGCTCATCTCCTTTCGTCAAAATGTTACCAGGCGGCACTTACCCACAAACAAAGTGGGCTTGCGGTACCAATTTATGCTATATCGGCATCGAAGTTGATCCCCGCACCGACCGCGTAATAGTTATGTCAGCAATTGACAACTTAGTCAAAGGGCAAGCAGGTCAAGCCCTCCAGTGTCTCAACCTAATGATGGGTTGGGAAGAAACACTTGGGTTGCCAACTATGGGCTTTTACCCATGAATAAGACACCTCATATTCTCGTTCCCAGGCTGAGCCTGGGAACGAGGGGGTGGGAGGCTGAGCCTCCCGTACCGAAAACTGCGGGGATGGCTAAATTGTTGGCCCCATACCTACAGTAGCGGCATAAGTTGCGCGATCGCCCAATTCATCTTCAATTCGCAGCAAGCGGTTATATTTCGCTACCCGTTCGCTGCGGCACAGAGAACCAGTTTTGATTTGACCTGCGCGAGTTGCTACGGCTAAATCGGCAATTGTCGTGTCTTCAGTTTCGCCGGAACGATGGCTGATAATCGACCGGAAACCATTCCGGGTAGCTAGGTCGATAGTTGCCAAAGTTTCCGTTAGAGAACCAATTTGATTAAGTTTAATCAGGATTGAATTAGCAGCTGCCTGTTCAATTCCTTTTTGTAATCGAATCGGGTTGGTAACAAATAAATCGTCACCAACAAGTTGCACAGATGCGCCCACTTTCTGCGTCAAAAGTTTCCAACTTTCCCAGTCTTCCTCGTGCAAACCATCCTCAATGGAAATAATCGGATATTGCCCGGCTAACTTCGCCATATACTCAATAAAATCAGCAGGCGAATGGGATGCTCCATCGTAAACATACTGACCATCTTTGTAGAACTCGCTAGCGGCAACATCCAGAGCCAAAGCAACTTGTTCTCCTGGCTTATAACCAGCCTTCTCTATCGCCGCCACTAACAATTCTAAAGCCGCTTGATTCGACTCTAAATTTGGCGCAAAACCGCCTTCATCCCCTACGCCTGTTAGCAAATTCTTATCCTTCAACACCTTAGCTAAAGCCGCAAACACTTCAGCACCCCAACGCAGTGCTTCTCGGAAAGAAGTTGCCCCAATAGGCACAATCATGAACTCTTGGAAATCCACATTATTATCAGCGTGAGCACCACCGTTAATCACATTCATCAACGGTACTGGCAACACATTCGACAACGGCCCCCCCAAATAGCGATAAAGAGGCAATTCTAGAGTCGCAGCAGCAGCTTTAGCATTTGCCAGCGAGACGGCAAGAATAGCATTTGCGCCCAGGTTCGATTTATTTTCCGAGCCATCGATTTGAATCATCGTGGTATCAATCAACACCTGATCCAGCGCGTCCAACTCCATTAATTCAGGCGCGATTTTCTCCTCAACATTCTTCACCGCCGTGAGGACACCTTTCCCACCGTAGCGGCTTTTATCATCATCCCGCAGTTCGTGTGCCTCAAAAGTCCCTGTAGATGCTCCACTGGGAACCTGAGCCAGCCCCACCGCACCGTTGATCAGATAAACTTCTGCTTCCACTGTCGGACGACCGCGAGAGTCGAGAATTTCACGAGCCACAATAGCGTCAATGGCTGTATCTGGCGTGTTCATCATTTTGTTTCACCCTTAATAGCAAGATTGCAAGTGGCTCACATTTATGCAGGCCTTCAATCGGCTTTTAGCCCAATACAGTTCAGATATTTCGTTGTCACACATTTGCTCCCCCTAGTCCCCTTCTTCAAGGGAGGTATTTTCAAAGCCCCCGAATTTATCGGGGTATCCTCAAAGCCCCCATAAATTCGGGGGTTGGGGGGATTTACGTTACAAATTTGTTGACATCTAGTAGTCTCACTGAACTGGATCAGGTTTTGTAGCCCGATTGTTAGAATACGTCCTGAACGGACACTCAAGCGTCATATTAAGAAGGAATTTGGGATTAAAACGATGCGAATGCTACACACCATGCTGAGAGTCGGCAACTTAGAAGAGTCTTTGAAATTTTACTGCGAACTGCTGGACATGAAGTTGCTGCGCCAAAAAGATTATCCTGGCGGCGAATTTACCCTGGCTTTTGTGGGTTATGGCGATGAGTCTGACCACACGGTGTTAGAACTAACCTACAACTGGGGCAAAGAACAGTACGATTTGGGAGATGCCTACGGTCACATTGCTATTGGTGTTGATGATATTTACGCCACCTGTAATGAAATAAAGGCGCGTGGCGGCAAAGTCTCGCGGGAACCAGGGCCCATGAAGCACGGTTCGACGGTGATAGCGTTTGTGGAAGACCCGAATGGATACAAGGTGGAGTTGATTCAACTGGGGACTCAGGGTGCCCAAAAGCAGGAAGCGGCTGAAGCAGCAAGTCGCTAGATTTGCGATGTCGCTCGCGCCCTTATAGAGTGGGGCTATACAGACAAAGCCCGCGCACCATCCGGGCTTTTTTTGCATCCTACCCAATACTTTTTTTGTTAGCGATGTTCATCTTTTCTAGAAATTAGCCGAGCTGAACTAGACAGCAATTATACTGAGACATTAAGAGTACAAGTTGTCATAAAAAGAACAAGTTGTAAACAAAAACCTCAATACTGGCGAGGTTGTTACCCCGCCCGCTTGTTGGCGAAGGATATCTGTATTTTTGCCAATAAAAAAGGGGCGGTCAAAATGCCCACCCCTCAAGAGATTATTGAGTTGTTATTAACCGAGCAATTCTTTAGCCTTGGCAACTACGTTGTCAACAGTGAAGCCAAACTTCTCTAGAGCCACGGGGCCGGGGGCGGAAACGCCAAAACGGTCAACGCTGATCATCGCGCCTTCACTGCCAATGTAACGGCACCAGCCGAAGCTAGAAGCTGCTTCCACAGCTAAGCGCTTAGTGACACCTTTAGGTAACACAGACTCGCGGTAAGCCGCATCCTGCGCGTCGAACAGTTCCCAGCTAGGTATGGAGACGACGCGGACTTTCTTGCCTTCACCGCGCAGCTTGTCGGCTGCACCAGCGCAGAGTTGAAGTTCGCTACCTGTACCCATCAGGATGATGTCAGGAGTACCATCGCTGTCAGAGAGGGTGTAAGCACCCTTAGCCACGCCTTCAATAGAAGTGCCAGGCAAGTTGGGCTGTGCTAGACGAGACAGCGCCAGCAACGTCGGGCGATTTTGGTTAGCAGCTTCAATCGCTACCTTATAAGAACCAGAGGTTTCGTTACCATCAGCGGGACGAATCACTGTTAGCTGGGGAATTGCCCGCAGAGATGCGATGGTTTCAACTGGTTGGTGGGTGGGGCCATCTTCACCTAGCTGGATGGAGTCGTGGGTCATCACCCAGATAGCACCTGCGTGGGACAATGCTGAAATACGAATCGCCGCCCGCATATAGTCAGCAAAAACTAAGAAGGTGGCACCGTAAGGGATTAATCCGGAACCATGTAGCGCAATGCCGTTACAAATCGCTCCCATGCCGTGTTCGCGGACACCAAAGCGGATGTTGCGATTTTCGTAATGACCGGGCTGGAAGTCGCCGGAAGACTTGAGCAAGGTCATGCAGGAGTGAGCTAAGTCAGCAGAACCGCCAAGTAATCCGGGGACAACATCAGCCAAGGCGTTGAGGCACTTACCAGACTGATTGCGGGTGGAATCTGCCTTATCTTCTGGGGTGTAGGTAGGTAGTACCTTCTCCCAACCTTCTGCCAGTTTGCCGCTGAGCATTTGTTCTAGTTGGGCTGCTTCGGCACCATACTTGGCTTTGTAATCGGCGAAGTTCTTATTCCACTCTTCCTCGTACTTAGCACCGCGTTCAACGGCTTTGCGCCAATGGTTGAGGGCATCTTCTGGAACCTGAAAAGGCTCGTATTCCCAACCGAGTTTTTCACGGGTTGCAGTTACTTCTGAGCCACCCAATGCGGAACCGTGGACACCTGCGGTATTGGCTTTATTGGGGGAGCCGTAACCAATGGTGGTGCGGACTTTGATCATTGAGGGCTTATCTGTGACAGCTTTTGCTGCTTCAATTGCTTTGTGAATTGCCTCTAGGTCGGTATTGCCGTCTTCTACAGTCAGAACGTGCCAACCGTAAGCTTCAAAGCGCTTACCGACATCTTCGGTGAAAGCTAGGTCAGTGGAGCCATCGATGGAAATGTGGTTGTCGTCGTACAGAGCAATGAGTTTACCCAAACCCAAGTGTCCCGCCAAGGAACAAGCTTCGCCGGAAACACCTTCCATGTTGCAACCATCACCTAAAATTACATAGGTATAGTGGTCTACGATGGTGCTATCGGGCTTGTTAAACTTAGCTGCTAGGTGAGCTTCAGCGATCGCTAAGCCTACAGCGTTAGAAATACCTTGTCCTAATGGCCCCGTCGTGACTTCCACTCCAGGTGTCATGAAGTTTTCCGGGTGTCCTGGGGTTCTTGATTCCCACTGACGGAACTCCTTGATGTCTTCCAGCGTCACGCTGTCGTAGCCAGCTAGATACAGCAGGGCATACTGTAACATTGAGCCATGTCCAGCGGAGAGGACAAAGCGATCGCGGTTAAACCACTTGGGGTTTTTCGGGTTACACCGCATAAAGCGATCCCAAAGCACAAATGCCATCGGTGCAGCGCCCATTGGTAGCCCTGGATGGCCTGATTTTGCCTTCTCTACGGCATCAATCGCCAGAAAGCGGATGGAATTAATACAAAGTTCTTCGAGTGATTGGGTTGCAACAACCATGATTTATTCTACTTAACGACGGGTTAGCACGCTTTTTGGATGAGCTGGAAATTGAATGCTCTGGGATCGCCCTAAGCACCCATTACCCGATTATCATCCCATTAGCAGGACTTATGGGCAAGCTGTGGAAAAGACGAAATTATGAAAGATGAAGACTAAAACGTTTGAGTCTTCACCTGACCTATTTATATTTTTATCGCCTCTAGACGTACTTTTTAAATGCTAAGGTTACGTTGTGACCGCCAAATCCGAAAGAATTTGAAAGTGCTACGTCTACTTTTGAAGAGCGACTTGTGTGGGGGACATAATCCAGATCGCACCCCTCATCGGGATTTTCTAAGTTGATTGTGGGTGGAATTTGGTCATTGGCAATTGCCATCACCGTAGCGACCGCTTCAATACCACCGCTTCCGCCTAAAAGATGACCAGTCATGGACTTGGTGGAGCTAATTGCTACTTTGTAGGCACTGTCGCCCAAAGCTTTTTTAATCGCGGCTGTTTCCGTGACATCATTCGCCTGGGTACTGGTGCCGTGGGCGTTGATGTAGCTTACCAGATCGGGAGTTAAGGAGGCATCCTTTAAAGCCATTTGCATAGCTCTGAAGGCACCTTCGCCACCGGGAACTGGTGCTGTCATGTGATAGGCATCGCAAGTCATGCCGTAACCGACAACTTCGGCATAAATTCTGGCTCCCCGACTGAGGGCGTGTTCTAATTCTTCTAGAATTAGAATGCCAGAGCCTTCGCCCATGACGAAGCCATCGCGATCGCGATCGAACGGACGAGAAGCTGTTTGCGGGTCATCATTGCGCGTTGAAAGCGCCCGCAACGCACAAAATCCAGCAAACGACAAAGGCGTTACCGCCGCTTCTGTCCCACCGCAGATCATCGCCTGAGCATATCCTCGCTGAATCAAGCGAAAAGCATCTCCTACCGCATTAGAACCTGCGGCACAAGCTGTCACCGTGCAGTTGTTTGGCCCTTTGGCGCCCGTGTGAATTGCTGTTAACCCAGCTGCCATGTTGGCGATCATCATGGGAATCATAAACGCACTACACCGATCCGGGCCGCGATTCAGGTAGACTTCTTGCTGGTCTTCGAGTACCTTGATACCGCCAATGCCCGTACCAATGATGATGCCCACTTGTTCTGCATTCAGATCGTTGATGACAAATTTAGCGTCTGCGATCGCTTGTTTGCTGGCACTAACCGCAAACTGGGCAAATCGATCCATCCGCTTAGCTTCCTTACGATCCAGGTACTCGTGGGGGTCGAATCCTTTTACCTCCCCAGCAAAGCGACAATCGTGCTTGGATGGATCGAACAAGGTTATCGGGGCTATTCCATTGCGACCGCTCAACAACCCTGCCCAATAATCAGCCAAATTGTTGCCAATCGGTGTAATCGCGCCGAGACCTGTTACAACAACCCGCTTGCATTCAAAATTTGTCATGATGCCAATACTAAAAGGGTTTTTACACCCAGAACGCGGAAACACTATACAGAACTGACTGAGCTAAGAATACTGAGAACTTCAGTATCACTTACTATTTTCAACTATCGCCCTCGCGTCGGGGCGAGTGCGTACACATTGTGTTAATCCAATGTTAGAAGAAATTTTCGTCTTACCCGCCCCTACAGCACTCAGCACACTAGAATTTATGCCGAAGCCGTGACTTTGTTGTTGATGTAGTCCACAACGGCTTGAACAGTGGCAATCTGTTCAGCTGCTTCGTCTGGAATTTCGATATCAAACTCTTCTTCTAGGGCCATGACGAGTTCAACCGTATCCAGGGAATCCGCTCCCAGATCGTTAGCAAAGTTCGCTTGCGGCACTACTTGATCGGGTTCAACCTCTAGTTGTTCCGCCACAATCTTCTTGACTCTTGCAAAAATTTCCTCTTGGCTCATATTAATCCTCTACCCAGTCTCCAGAACTTGCTATATAGGGTGATACGGTTTTTAAGCATTTTTTCATCTTATCTGAAAGAGGGACAACAAAAGCGATAGATAGTCGCTTATCCAAGTGGCACTTAGTTGGAGTCGGGGAGCAGCACACTGGGGAACAGCCAAATTGAGTTACCATAACAATCTGAAAACTCTGCCCACAAAGCTTTTCAGCTCACTGAGATCAGAATAAAATTTTAATAATATTAATAACAATCCTGAAATCTACAACAGTTGTCTGTGGACTCAAATACAAGACTTAACCCCCAGCCTGCTCACTCCCTCCCCAGTGGGGAAGATCGGGAAAAATTTTTATTTTTATCATTACAACCAAGGGAGATGTTTGTCGCCCTCGTGACGAGACACTACAAACGAAGAGATATATTGCAACTCCTTCAAGGGCTGCGATATATTGAGCCAAGGCTTATTTAGCTAACTAACTGCAACCCCTTATCATACAGGCTCTGCTCAATGCTCTGCATCTCCTCAAGGGTTTCTCCAGCGACGATTCCGTAAATTTCTGTGTAGATTTTGCCATATTTAACCTTCTCCAGAGCTGACAGGATCGTGAAGTCGTGGCGCTCTAGTTCTGGCTTTAGGTTGACTAGAATCGACTCCAAGGTTCCATCCATACGGTAGTCACTCGAATATGTAGCGACTTGCTTCCCTAGTTCCAGCAGCCTATGACGCTGCAAGCACAGAGGCGTTGAGCCATTAACTCGAAAATTGGCATCGATCGCGTAAAGTTCACCGTCTTTATTTTCCAACACGTCGAACCCAATAACGCCGAAATATCCCTGCTGGTTAGCATACTGACCGACAGCAGCAATCATCTCATAGAACTTGCTCATGTCAGTACGGTAGTGAATCAGCCCCCCTAGATATTTACCGTCAGGGGTGACGAGTTGCTGAGTAACACCGATCAGGGTGATGTCTCCTACCTTATTGACGTAAAACTGCACGCAGTAGTTTTGCACTTCATTTTTGACGAACTCCGAGACGATGATGGTATCCACCAGCTTGATACCCAGATATTTCCTGATTTCTTCCAAAGAGTAGTTCAGGTGGCTGGAGCTTTTGATAATATAAGTACCTTCGCCTGAGAGTCCGTGAGATGTTTTGATCAAGTAGGGGAATTGCTCTGGTAACTTAATCTCATCAACATTGCAGGCGTGCAGATTGTAGCTCTGATACTTTGGACAGGGCACCCCAAGATCGGCTAGCGTCACT includes:
- the fabF gene encoding beta-ketoacyl-ACP synthase II, with translation MTNFECKRVVVTGLGAITPIGNNLADYWAGLLSGRNGIAPITLFDPSKHDCRFAGEVKGFDPHEYLDRKEAKRMDRFAQFAVSASKQAIADAKFVINDLNAEQVGIIIGTGIGGIKVLEDQQEVYLNRGPDRCSAFMIPMMIANMAAGLTAIHTGAKGPNNCTVTACAAGSNAVGDAFRLIQRGYAQAMICGGTEAAVTPLSFAGFCALRALSTRNDDPQTASRPFDRDRDGFVMGEGSGILILEELEHALSRGARIYAEVVGYGMTCDAYHMTAPVPGGEGAFRAMQMALKDASLTPDLVSYINAHGTSTQANDVTETAAIKKALGDSAYKVAISSTKSMTGHLLGGSGGIEAVATVMAIANDQIPPTINLENPDEGCDLDYVPHTSRSSKVDVALSNSFGFGGHNVTLAFKKYV
- the acpP gene encoding acyl carrier protein codes for the protein MSQEEIFARVKKIVAEQLEVEPDQVVPQANFANDLGADSLDTVELVMALEEEFDIEIPDEAAEQIATVQAVVDYINNKVTASA
- a CDS encoding ATP-grasp domain-containing protein, giving the protein MNPQYNFQYFQGSSFSELFAQDITDAGYTFILNYPATASWATYPNTKKYFLQDGSDEATKTGYDKIGEKEPWKNLAVLGDTIPGIILSPPPDLLIDYWRECFGFGYNNLELLDRQVYLDELNQSDRFERVITLFPFDGLLPQKHAVDPDTHYRLLSKVTLADLGVPCPKYQSYNLHACNVDEIKLPEQFPYLIKTSHGLSGEGTYIIKSSSHLNYSLEEIRKYLGIKLVDTIIVSEFVKNEVQNYCVQFYVNKVGDITLIGVTQQLVTPDGKYLGGLIHYRTDMSKFYEMIAAVGQYANQQGYFGVIGFDVLENKDGELYAIDANFRVNGSTPLCLQRHRLLELGKQVATYSSDYRMDGTLESILVNLKPELERHDFTILSALEKVKYGKIYTEIYGIVAGETLEEMQSIEQSLYDKGLQLVS